ctctgtggccctggctggatggagtgcagtggcgcaatctcggctcactgcaagctccgcctcctgggttcacgccattctcctgcctcagcctcccgagtagctgggactacagccgcccgccaccatgcccacctaattttttgtatttttagtagagacggtttcactgtgttagccaggatggtctccatctcctgacctcgtgatccgcccacttcggcctcccaaagtgctgggattacaggcgtgagcaactgcgcccggctagaatttcttgtaggacaggctTGCTAGCAACCAATTCAGTGTTTATttgggaatgtctttatttcaacttcacttttgaaggatagtttAGCTGGCTATAGAATTATTAATTGATCGTTCTTTTCAGTGTTTAAAAGTGTCATCATGCTGCCTTCTGGGtttcattgtttctgatgagaagtcatcTGTCAAATTGTCCCCTTGTACTTgaagaattatcttttttttcttttgctgttttcaagattttctctttgtctttggcctTTAGTAGTTTGTGATGTATCTAGGTGTGGATCTCTTGGTGTGCATCGTACTTGGGCTTCAGTAAGCTTCTTAGATTCATagattaatgttttgttttgttttaccaaaTTTGGAGAGTTTTTACTGATCTcatttcaacaaatttttttccTGCCCCTCTCTCATCTCCTTTTGGGAGTCCCACTGCATGTATGTTGGTGTGTGTtctctaaagcttttttttttttccaaccttttttctccttattcctcaaactggattatttatttatttatttattaaattttttgagacagttttgcttttgttgctgaggctggagtgcagtggcacgatttcggctcactgcaacctccatctcccaggttcaagcaattctcctgcctcagcctcctgagtagctgggactacaggagtgtgccaccaccacgcccagctaatttttgtatttatagtagagacgaggtttcaccatgttggcaaggctggtgttgaactcctgacctcaggtgaaccaccttcctcagcctcccaaagtactaggattacaatcgtgagccactgtacccggcctggataatttttaatgaatttttttcttctgccatctcaaatctgctgttgagtacatctgattaatttttttttttttttgagttggagtctcattctatcacccaggctggagtgcaatggctcgatcttggctcactgcaacctccacctgtcgggttcaagtgattctcctgcctcaccctcccaagtagctgagattataggcgcctgccaccacaccccactaatttttttgtatttttagtagagacagggtttcaccatgttggccaggctggtctcaaacctctgacctcaggtgatccgcctgcctaggcatctcaaagtgctgggattacaggcatgagcccggccttgaatttttttttaataggctttttgtttgtttgtttgtttttgagatggagtcttgctctgtcgcccaggctgaagtgcaatggtgcaatctcggctcactgcaacctccgcctcccaggctcaagcgattcttgtgcctcagcctccccagtagccgggactgcaggcaccctccaccacacctggctaaataatttttgtagttttagtagagacaggatttcaccatgttggccaggctggtcatgaactcctgacttcaggtgatctgcccaccttggcctcccaaaatccagggattacaggcatgagccactgctcctgaccATGGCTTTagtttttagagtagttttaggttcacaacaAAATTGAGTGGAGGATACAGAGATTTCACGTATACCCCAGACCCCCACACATGCAACAGCCCCTCCCTACAACACCATCATGCTCCCTCACCAGACTGGTACGTTTATTACAATCCATAAACCTACACAGGCCCATCATTGTCACCCAAGGTCCATAGTTTACATCAGGGCTAACTCTCAGTGGTGTCCATTCTATGGGCTTTGACACATGTATAATGACAAGGATCTGCTACTGTGGGATCAAACAGAAGCTTCACAACCTCATTCTCTGTGCTTTACCTGTTCATCCTGCCCTCCCCACTACATTCACTAAAAATTTCCTTTCAGTGATTGTCCTTTTTAACTCtggaatttccatttgatttttttttctttttttcttttttttttagacagagtctgcctctgttgcccaggctggagtgcagtggtgccatctcggctcactgtaaccctctgcttcctgggttcaagcagttctcctgtttcagcctcccaagtagcagggagtacaggctcatgccaccacgcccagctaatttttgtatttttagtagagacgggctttctcaatattggtcaggctggttttgaacgtttgacctcaggtgaggcacatggtgaaaccccgtctctactaaaaatacaaaagttagctgggcgtagtagctcacacctgtagtcccagctactccagagactgaggcctgagaattgcttgaacttgggaggtggaggtgcattgagctgagatcatgacactgcactccagcctgggtgacagagtgggacttggtctcaaaaaaaaaaaagattccctatttcCTGATTCATTGCcatcatattttcatttaattatttgaacataCTTATAGTAGCTGCTTTGAAGTCTTTGCTAAACTCAACATCTGGGCCCACTCAGAGTCAGATTATATCAActgcttttttttcctaaatatggATCATGATTTCCTGTTTACCTgtcttatattttttttttgttgaaaactggacatttcaGATGATCTATGTCTGGATTCTGAGTTGTTTTCCTGAGTCTTGTGTTCTGTTTGTTTTAGTTAAGTTATTTGGACTTAAACTGCAAAACCTGCCCAACCACCCCTGCAGCCTCTGATATCTCTgctcagatttttaaattcttttttttttttttttgagatggagtcttgctgtattgcccaggctggtgtgcagtggtgccatctcacctcactgcaacctccacctcctgagttcaagcaattctcctgcctcagcctcccgagtagctgggattacagatgtgtgccaccacacctggctaattttttgtatttttagtagagatgaggtttaaccgtgttagccaggatggtctcgatctcctgaccttgtgatcctcccacctcggcctctcaaagtgctcggattacaggtgtgagccaccacgcacggccttaaattctattttttagtcTAGCTTCCTAGCAGTTGCTTCTGTGTTTGCATATGATAGTGGTCAGCCAGGAATTCGGGCAAGAGGGTGTGCTCAAACACTCCTAACCCAAAAGGCTCCCCACCGCACCATGTGGTTTCAGAGCACGTTATGAGTTCAGCCAgcccctctctctctgctttcaCTTTACCCTGGCCTGTCTTGGAGCTCCCAGCACCTGCAGTGGTTTCCTCAAGAGCCAGAGGCCCTTCTTGGGAGAGCTGAGCCCTTCTGTGGCTCTCTCATTTTCAGAGTCTTCCTGTTAAGTATCTGGCTGGCCCAGTGCTCACTCCAGCTGGGATCACAACCCCAGATGATCAGGGCTGTCAGTTTTCTTCGTAAGTGTTTATCGAGTCACCACTTTTAACTACGAGGCCTGGGTTTTGCCTTCTGTCCCACATccacctctgctgctgctggttTTTGCAGCCAGCCCTGACCTGGTAAAACACTCAGGTTTGCTGACTCAGGAGTAGGAGCCATTGGGCAGCCCCAGGTGCAAAGGCTGCAGACTTCCCAGTGTTCTGACCCGAGGCCCAACATTTTTCAAGAAGAATCTCTTCTCAGTGAGTTCTCAGCTTTGGTCAGTTTCCAGAACTCTGAAAAGTTCTAAATCAGTGAGTTTTGataattttgtctagttttagattatttttttttctttttttttttttttttgagatgcagtctcactttgtcacccaggctgaaatgcagtggtgcgatctcggctcactgcaacctctgccttttgggttcaagcgattctcctgccttggcctcccgagtagctataattataggcgcacgccatcacaccggctcatttttaaatttttggtagaggcggggtttcaccacgttggccaggctggtctcaaactcctgacctcaagtgatgcacccacctcccaaagtgctgggattacaggcatgaaccaccgctcTCGGCCCAGATTCGATTCAACGACCTCTCTACTTGAGTGTGGCTGGAACTCAGAAGCTTCTTTTAGTTTTAGATGTTGTTTGTTTTAGGGTTAAGTCTTTACTAATTCTGGAATGTATTTCTGTCAATGCTGTGAGGTAGGTGATTGGGTTGGGATCTTTTATGTATGAAAACccagtttttaattttctcttatgAAATCCGTAGTCTTTCTCCTTGCACCCCCTCTGTGATGCTTCCTCTGCCACATGAGGCTTTCTGTTTGAGTGGGGGCTCTTCCTGGAGGCTCTGCTTTGCTCCATTGATCAATTTGCCTGTTCTCTTGGTTTTCAATTAACTTCATGGATATGCCATTAACTACTCTCCATGGTTAgaaatttaggttatttccaagtTTTTCATATTTGGTTAACATCCTTGTGGCCAAATCTTTACATACATTCTCCTTAAAAATCATGTCGCTGAGGCGGAAACattacatgagcccaggagttcaagaccagcctggccaacatgacaagaccttgtctcaacaaaaagattcaaaaattaggtggcatggtggcacactcccaTAGTCCCAGCctcttgcgaggctgaggcaagaggattgcttgagcccaggaggtcaaggttgcagtgagctgtgatcctacCATACACTTCAGCccaggcaagagagcaagactctactgcacacacacacacaaaaatcatagAAGCACTTCCTGGGTTAAAGAGTTTACAAATTTCAAGGCTTTTAATATTGTCAAATATTCTAGAAGAGATTTTACTAATTGATGGTGTGGGTGTGTTGAAGGGGCATATTTAATCGAATTCACTCTGGGTTTAACCCTCTCTTTTTGAACATGTTCTCTGTCTCCTTTCAGCCAGTCTCTGCTGCAGTGCATTTGAGGCACAGTCCTGTAGCCCCTGGCGCCCCCTGGTCATTGGCAGGGCCCTGTGTGCCTAAGAACAGTAGGCACTAGAAGGAACCGCCCAAAATCCTGGCCTGGGGAGGTGTACGAGGCCACCTTTGTCTACCCATGAGACAAAATCACTGTTCCACCTCACTCTGCTCCACCCACCCGTTCCTACTGGAAAGACAGCCCTGGCTCCATGTCACGGGCTGAAGGCCTGTCCTCGGttgctccttttttgtttttgagacagtcttactctgtcttccaggctggagtgcagtgacacaatctctgctcactgcaacctccgcctcccaggttcaagcgattcctgtgcctcagcctcccgagtaggtgggactataggcatgcgccaccatgcccggctaatttttgtatttttagtagagatgggtttctccatgttggccaagctagtctcgaactcctgacctcatgatccacccgcctcagcctcccaaagtgctgggattacaggcgtgagccactgcgcctggcccctcaGTTGCTTTTGTGGGGTTAAAAGAACTTCCTTTTTGAAACGATGGCATGGCAGCAGTGGATGGCGGTtggtttttcatgtctttatttgGCAAAGTTGAAGATTGCAGTTCTGTCTGTCCCCACGTTTcctcttcattctctctctctctctctctctgtgtgtgtgtctcggttttggttttaattttactGGTTCACTGATACCTAAAAGTCAAGGCATCACTATTTCATAAGCAGGTTCTCCTAGTTTGTGGGAGGACTCAGTCATGCACATGCACACCCCCAACACATCTGCCTTGATGCACTGGTGCTGTGGCTTCCTGTGCAGTAGTGAGGCTGTGGGAGCTGCTGTCAGAAGGCTGCTGCCACGCTGTGACTCCAGCAGAGGCGATGGGACACACGGGGCATATTCTGGAGCAGCCAAGTCCATCCCGAGAGAGAATgcgggtgtctgtgtgtgtgatgtgtgtgagactgtgtgtatgtgtgcatgtgcgtacATGTGTAAAGTGTACAGTTGGcccttggtgtgtgtgtgcatgtgcatatgtgtgtaaaGTGTACAACTGGCCcttgatatgtgtgtgtgatgtgtgtatatgcatacgtGTGTAAAGTGTACAATTGGCCCTTGGTATCTGCGGGTTCCCTATCCATCATTTCAACCAATCTCGAGTCGAAAATAATTGGGGAAGAAAAGGATGGCTGCGTCTGTACActgtataacaactatttacatagcatttacatcgTATTAGGTACTGCAAGTAATCTagggatgatttaaagtatatgggaagatgtgcataggttaaATGCAAATACTGTGTCATtgtatataagggacttgagcatccttggattttggtTTGCACAGGGGGTTTCCCATGGATACCAAGAGACTACGTGTGTATGCaagtgtgagtgtgtatatgcatgtgcgtatatgtgcatgtatgtgtatatgcatgtatgaGTGTAAGTGCATGTGACAGTCTGCGTGTGTGCACGTGcaggtgcatgtgtgtgagcatgtgtgggtgagtgcatgtgtgtgcacgtgtgtgggtGACGGTGCATGTgggtgtgggtgcatgtgtgcgCACATGTGTGTGGGTGAGAGGTCGCATGTGTGTGGGTGAGGGCgcatgtgtgtgcgcatgtgtgtgggtgtgggtgaggtgtgtgcatgtgtaagggtgcatgtgtgtgcatgtgtgtgggtaagggtgcgtgtgtgtgcatgtgtgtgggtgagGGCACgtgtgtgcacttgtgtgtgGGTGAGGGCACGTGTGTGCGCTTGTGTGTGGGTGAGATGGCGTGTGCATATATCCATGTATGACTGCATCTGTATTTGCATGAgtgcatgtgtgagtgcatgtTTATACGCATGTGAGGgtctctgtgtatatgtgtatgacTACATGTGTGAGTACATATGTGtgttaatatgtgtgtgtgtacgtgtgtatatgcgtgtgtgcatgtgtgagtgcatgtgtatgcatgtgtatccATGTGTACttgtatatatgcgtgtgtgtatacctgtgtatgtgtgtgcgtgtgtatgcatgtatgtatgtgtgtatgcatgtgagtgcgtgtttgtgtgtgtacgtgtgtatgtatgtgtgtgtgcctgtgagtgcgtgtgtatatgtgtgtacgtgtgtatatgCGCACGTGTGTATgcgtgtggtgtgtatatgtgtgtatatgcctgtgtgtatatgcacacatgtgtgtatatgtgagagtgtgtatgtatatgcatgcgtgtgtgtctGGCTCCCTCAGGACAGTGCCCAGGTGGATGGGTCAGTGCTCCTGGGTTTGTTTGCCCCTGGTGGCCCATGTCTGAGCCCTGCCCCTTACGGCTCTGTCTGCAGGTTCTCCCATGGGCAGGTGGTCTCTCTGGATGAGCTGCGCCCCTTCCAGGACCCAGACCTGAGCTCCCTGCAGGCCGGCTCTGCGTGTCTGGCCAAGCACCAGGATGGCCTCTGGCACGCAGCACGCATCACCGGTGAGCCTGGCTGTGGGGGCCTCCTGGGAACACCTTCCCAGGCTCCACATGTGTTATCACTGTGTGGCTGCTCCCTGCTTTCTTTGGGTTGAGTGTCGGGACTCTGGCTCTGGGCCCGAAATGAGCACACCTACCCTCAGCCTGTGCCCTGCCTTGCTCCTGATGTCCAGGGTGGTTCTGCATCAGTGGCACCTGTCAAGGATTCTGACCTGCAGCTTGTCTCTGCCCCCAGATGTGGACAACGGGTACTACACAGTCAAGTTTGACTCGCTGCTGCTGAGGGAGGCTGTGGTGGAGGGGGACGGCATCCTGCCCCCACTGCGCACAGAGGCCACAGAGTCCGACTCAGACAGCGATGGTACGGGTGACTCCAGCTATGCCAGAGGTACGGCAGCAGCTGTGGAGCCCGGGAGCCAGGAAGGTGGGGTCACCCTGAGAGGCTCCTGGCTGGTGAGGGCACCAACCATCTAACCAAACTTGGAGAGTGTGTGACTGCAGCGAGGGTGCCAGCTGTGCCTGAGGAGGCCGTGCGGGTAGGGGTAGATCCATGGCGGCCTTTATCTTCAAGGAGTGTGGGTGCAACAGCTACAGTCTCATTGATGGGGGGCTGTGGTCGTGGCTGTGGCCATGGGAGAGCAGGGGCCCGGAGTTGCCGAGGAAGTCACAGAAAGTGACCAACTGATGGGGCCTGGAGTGCAGGAGGGGCAGCTCCTCTGCATGGCTTCTCAGACTTGGGACTTGGGTGCCTGGGATCCTGGCAGACAGAGGTTGTGTCCAGACAGCCAGCATGGAAGTTTCGGGAATGGGAACTGGTGGGCAGTGTCCAGCTCTCTagaggggtgtgtgtatgtgtgtgtgtatgtatatgtgggAGGTCACCTGACCCAAGCATGGCGGGCTAAGTCCAGGAGGGGTCTGCATGTTGGAGGTATACCAGGGATCAGTGATGGTGGTTTCTGAAGCCCCATGTCCCTGGTGAAGGAGGACTGAACCAAGGACTCTGTGAGGGCAGGTGAGGCGCTCACAGCCTCACGAAGGTAGAgaagggcaggggcaggagagggctgTGGAGGAGGGGCCATGGTGCAACAGGTCGTGGGGACCGCCATGCACTCTGCCTGGTGTCACATGCCCACAGCAGCCTTGGTGACGAGAGCACGGAGCCCAAGAGGTGGGGTGTCGGGGCTCTGCCCAGGATCTGAGCTCATTGGTCAAAGCCCAGGTCATCATGCACAATCCTCTGGCCTGGCTGGGTCACTGCCCTCTGTCCGTCTCTTGCAGTGGTGGGGTCGGACGCCGTGGACTCTGCACAGTCCTCTGCCCTCTGTCCGTCTCTTGCAGTGGTGGGGTCGGACGCTGTGGACTCTGGGACCTGCAGCTCTGCCTTTGCTGGCTGGGAGGTGCACACGCGAGGCATAGGCTCCAGACTCCTCACCAAGATGGGCTATGAGTTTGGCAAGGGTGAGTACAAGCTGCCCTGGAGAAGTGGGCAGGCTGCTGCAGCACAGCCCAGGTCCAGCAGCCATCAGGTTCCCGGGGTCCCACAGCCATCGGGTTCCTGGGGTCTGGCAGCCACAGCATTGCCATCCCCGTGCCTCCTCAGGTTTGGGCCGACATGCGGAAGGCCGGGTGGAGCCCATCCATGCTGTAGTGTTGCCTCGAGGGAGGTCGCTGGACCAGTGTGTGGAGACCCTGCAGAAGCAGACCAGGGTTGGCAAGGCTGGCACCAACAAGCCCCCCAGGTGCCGGGGAAgaggggccaggcctgggggccGCCCACCCCCTCGGAATGTGTTTGACTTCCTCAATGAAAAGCTGCAAGGCCAGGCTCCTGGGGCCCTAGAGGCCAGGGCGGCCCCAGCGGGGAGGAGGAGCGAGGACATGTACCATGCCAGCAAGAGCGCCAAGCGGGCCCTGAGCCTGCGGCTCTTCCAGACCGAGGAGAAAATCGAGCGAACCCAGCGGGACATCAGGAGCATCCAAGAGGCTCTCGCCCGCAACGCTGGCCGGTATGTGTGGGGCCTGGCTCAGGGCAAAGGGCAACCCAGGGTGGCCCTGCCCCCAGGATATGTGTGGGAGGTCACCTGACCCGAGCATAGCGGGCTGAGTCCAGGAGGGGTCTGCATGTTGGAGGACGGGCAGCAGGCACACAGGCAGTGGGTACGGCAGACTGGGGCTGGTGGCATGGCCCAGGACCCCATGCTGACTGGTGAGCCCCTCTGCAGGCATAGCGTGGCATCAGCCCAGCTGCAGGAGAAGCTGGCAGGAGCCCAGCGCCAGCTGGGGCGGCTCCGGGCTCAGGAAGCCGGCCTGCAGCAGGAGCAGAGGAAGGCAGACACCCACAAGAAGATGACTGAGTTCTAGAGACCCCACAAGCACTATGGATGAAGCGTGGGACCCCAGCACGGGCTGCCCTCAGGAAGACCAGTGTTGCCCGAGGAGGGGCCAGCCTGCTGGCCTGGGACGTGCGGACACTGCTGAGTGGAGACAGAGCTGCGGGGTCCCATCTGGACACTTACTTGCCCACCTGCCAGTGTCTTGGGCATTTCCTTGGCAAGGACATTAAAGTGATTTCATCACAGTGTCATTCAGTGGAGATCAGCTGGCTGCAGGGTCTCTGGGGAGAGAAGGGTCTGTGCAGGGCTGTGGTGAGAGACGGGCTGGGCTGGAGGGGCCTAGGAGGCCAGCATTCTCCCTTCTCTGACCAAGGCAGATCGGAGGCCAGGGTGCCCGCCAGGCTGCCTGACACCCACAGATGGGTGGAGCTCAGTGCTGCTCCAGCGGGCGAGACGGGTGGGAGGACTGGCCCACCACGTGGGGCACTCTTGGTGAGGCAGGCGGACCTGGCCCTGTGGGTTTGGGGATTCTGTGCCAGCTCTGCTCACATCTTCGTGTGTGGAGGGGATGTGAGTTAGGCTGTCAGAACAGTGCGGGCTAGAGGCACACACGTTTCGTCTAGGCTTCGGGCGGGGCGCAGCAGGTGGGTGAGGCTGCGGTGGTGGCTGCTGCCCAGGGTGGGAGGCTCAGGGGAGGCGCTCGGCGACAGGAGCAGGAAGTGATGAGGTGGGGAGCTCAGCCGAGGGCTGCACAAAGACCTTCCTGGCCTGCCCCAGACAGAGCTGAGGACCCCTGGCCGTGGGCTTGGTAAGTGCCTGGGCAGATCCCCAAGTACCTTGGTCCCCAAGTGCCCTCCTGGGGGGCAGCTGGGGTCTGGGAGGCCTTGGGATGTGGCTGCAGCTGGATCAGTCGGCCAGGCTGAAGCCCACTCCCTGGGTCTGAGCAGACTGGCCCCAAACTCCAGAGaccactcctcacctcccagcttCTGCCTCTCTGCTGCTGGACTGTGTTGTTTGTAAGgcatcccccacccccagaagTTCTGCTAAGAGCCCCAAGAAGGGGACATGTCCTCTCTGGCGGAGACACTGGCAGACAAGAAGAGCCAGAGAGAAGTGGGGTGGGGGCATCAGCACCcccagcagctgctgctgcctgCTGACCCAGCCTCCAGCTCCTCCAGGTGCAGGGTCCCTCCTGCTGACCAGCCTCCAGCTCTTCCCAGTTCTGGGCTCCGCAGCGAGCGGCTTGGGGGCACTACCTGACACAGGAGACCATGTCTGGGCAGAGGGTGGCTGCAGGTGGAGTCTGTGGCCTGTGGCGCACACCCAGGGACTCCCCGGATGCTGGTTACTATCTGGGCTATGGTGGCCACAGCTGTCCTGCCCCTCCTCACGGCCATGCTGGGCGTTACCATGGTCACCCGCAGGGACACAGAGGGGCCAGGCAGAGCAGCCCTAGCTCACCTCACCGAGAACCCCCGCCAGAAGGTGGGCACCTCTGGGAGGGAGGGACTGCCAGGCCTTGGGGCTTCCTGTGCTGAGTCAGAGCCGGAACGGGAGACGCAGGAGCCCCGCAGCTGCGGGAGGTGCAGATTTGGGGCTGCCAGGTGGCGCAGGTCCCCTTGGCCAGCCCCCAGTGCCCCTTTCTTCTGCCCCCAGGGCCTCGGCTTCACAGGATGGGGCTGCCAGTGTCCTGGGCCCCTCCTGCCTTCTGGGTTCTAGGGTGCTGCGCCCTGCTCCTCTGGCTGTGGGCGCTGTGCACAGCCTGCCGCAGGTAGGTCCATCAGCCCGGTTCTGTCTGGGGCCTTGCTGCGGCTGCCATTCACAGCCCAGCGCGGGAAGGGGCTGGAGGCAGGTCCGCGCACCCAGCTCTGCACGCGCCCCTGCACCGGGCCTTGGACCCGAGGCTGACGACCcgccccccatcccccacctctACCCCCAAGGCCTGAGGACGCTGTAGCCCCCAGGAAGAGGACGCGGAGGCAGCGGGCGAGGCTGCAGGGCAGTGCGACGGCAGCGGAAGCAGTGAGTGCCAGGCTGTCCCGGGGACCAGGGTGGGGCCCGCAGGGGACCGACCAGCCTTCCTCGCCCCCAGTCCCTGCTGAGGCGGACCCACCTCTGCTCCCTCAGCAAGTCGGACACCAGACTGCACGAGCTGCACCGGGGCCCGCGCGGCAGCAGGGGTGAGCggagggcggggcgggggcggccggGCGGGGCTTACTGTGCAGCGTGCCAATCCCTGGGCCAGATCCGCTCCTGCCCCCTGCCCGGAGTGAACTCTGCCctgaccccacccccagccctgcggCCTGCCAGCATGGATCTCCTGCGCCCACACTGGCTGGAGGTGTCCAGGGACATCACCGGACCGCAGGCAGGCCCCTCTGCCTTCCCACACCAGGAGCTGCCCCGGGCTCTGCCGGCAGCTGCAGCCACCGCAGGGTGCGCTGGCCTCGAGGCCACCTATTCCAACGTGGGGCTGGCGGCCCTTCCCGGGGTCAGCCTGGCGGCCAGCCCTGTGGTGGCTGAGTATGCCTGCGTCCAGAAGCGCAAAGGGACCCATAGCAGTCCCCAAGAGCCACAGCAGGGAAAGGCTCAGGTGACCCCGGCCGCTCAGGTAACGTGGGCCAGGGTAAGGCACTGTGGGTGGGGCCGGCAGGTCCTCAGCAGGTTGGATGGTGCTGACCCCTCCTCGGGTTGGCTTCCTGTCTCCAGGTGGACGTCCTGTACTCCAGGGTCTGCAAGCCT
This window of the Pongo abelii isolate AG06213 chromosome 21, NHGRI_mPonAbe1-v2.0_pri, whole genome shotgun sequence genome carries:
- the LIME1 gene encoding lck-interacting transmembrane adapter 1 isoform X1 is translated as MGLPVSWAPPAFWVLGCCALLLWLWALCTACRRPEDAVAPRKRTRRQRARLQGSATAAEASLLRRTHLCSLSKSDTRLHELHRGPRGSRALRPASMDLLRPHWLEVSRDITGPQAGPSAFPHQELPRALPAAAATAGCAGLEATYSNVGLAALPGVSLAASPVVAEYACVQKRKGTHSSPQEPQQGKAQVTPAAQVDVLYSRVCKPKRRDPGPTTDPPDPKGQGAILALASDLAYQTLPLRALDVDSGPLENVYESIRELGDPAGRSSTCGARTPPASSCPSLGRGWRPLPALNTQGPVLLPPE
- the LIME1 gene encoding lck-interacting transmembrane adapter 1 precursor — encoded protein: MGLPVSWAPPAFWVLGCCALLLWLWALCTACRRPEDAVAPRKRTRR
- the ZGPAT gene encoding zinc finger CCCH-type with G patch domain-containing protein isoform X3, with protein sequence MDEESLESALQTYRAQLQQVELALGAGLDSSEQADLRQLQGDLKELIELTEASLVSVRKSRLLAALDEERPRRQEDAEYQAFREAITEAVEAPAASPGSGSETVLKAEAGPESAAGGQQEEEGEDEEELSGTKVSAPYYSSWGTLEYHNAMVVGTEEAEDGSAGVRVLYLYPTHKSLKPCPFFLEGKCRFKENCRFSHGQVVSLDELRPFQDPDLSSLQAGSACLAKHQDGLWHAARITDVDNGYYTVKFDSLLLREAVVEGDGILPPLRTEATESDSDSDGTGDSSYARVVGSDAVDSGTCSSAFAGWEVHTRGIGSRLLTKMGYEFGKGLGRHAEGRVEPIHAVVLPRGRSLDQCVETLQKQTRVGKAGTNKPPRCRGRGARPGGRPPPRNVFDFLNEKLQGQAPGALEARAAPAGRRSEDMYHASKSAKRALSLRLFQTEEKIERTQRDIRSIQEALARNAGRHSVASAQLQEKLAGAQRQLGRLRAQEAGLQQEQRKADTHKKMTEF
- the LIME1 gene encoding lck-interacting transmembrane adapter 1 isoform X2, with amino-acid sequence MGLPVSWAPPAFWVLGCCALLLWLWALCTACRRPEDAVAPRKRTRRQRARLQGSATAAEAQVGHQTARAAPGPARQQGPAACQHGSPAPTLAGGVQGHHRTAGRPLCLPTPGAAPGSAGSCSHRRVRWPRGHLFQRGAGGPSRGQPGGQPCGG
- the ZGPAT gene encoding zinc finger CCCH-type with G patch domain-containing protein isoform X1, with the translated sequence MDEESLESALQTYRAQLQQVELALGAGLDSSEQADLRQLQGDLKELIELTEASLVSVRKSRLLAALDEERPRRQEDAEYQAFREAITEAVEAPAASPGSGSETVLKAEAGPESAAGGQQEEEGEDEEELSGTKVSAPYYSSWGTLEYHNAMVVGTEEAEDGSAGVRVLYLYPTHKSLKPCPFFLEGKCRFKENCRFSHGQVVSLDELRPFQDPDLSSLQAGSACLAKHQDGLWHAARITDVDNGYYTVKFDSLLLREAVVEGDGILPPLRTEATESDSDSDGTGDSSYARVVGSDAVDSAQSSALCPSLAVVGSDAVDSGTCSSAFAGWEVHTRGIGSRLLTKMGYEFGKGLGRHAEGRVEPIHAVVLPRGRSLDQCVETLQKQTRVGKAGTNKPPRCRGRGARPGGRPPPRNVFDFLNEKLQGQAPGALEARAAPAGRRSEDMYHASKSAKRALSLRLFQTEEKIERTQRDIRSIQEALARNAGRHSVASAQLQEKLAGAQRQLGRLRAQEAGLQQEQRKADTHKKMTEF
- the ZGPAT gene encoding zinc finger CCCH-type with G patch domain-containing protein isoform X2, yielding MDEESLESALQTYRAQLQQVELALGAGLDSSEQADLRQLQGDLKELIELTEASLVSVRKSRLLAALDEERPRRQEDAEYQAFREAITEAVEAPAASPGSGSETVLKAEAGPESAAGGQQEEEGEDEEELSGTKVSAPYYSSWGTLEYHNAMVVGTEEAEDGSAGVRVLYLYPTHKSLKPCPFFLEGKCRFKENCRFSHGQVVSLDELRPFQDPDLSSLQAGSACLAKHQDGLWHAARITDVDNGYYTVKFDSLLLREAVVEGDGILPPLRTEATESDSDSDGTGDSSYARGTAAAVEPGSQEVVGSDAVDSGTCSSAFAGWEVHTRGIGSRLLTKMGYEFGKGLGRHAEGRVEPIHAVVLPRGRSLDQCVETLQKQTRVGKAGTNKPPRCRGRGARPGGRPPPRNVFDFLNEKLQGQAPGALEARAAPAGRRSEDMYHASKSAKRALSLRLFQTEEKIERTQRDIRSIQEALARNAGRHSVASAQLQEKLAGAQRQLGRLRAQEAGLQQEQRKADTHKKMTEF